A region of Phalacrocorax carbo chromosome 9, bPhaCar2.1, whole genome shotgun sequence DNA encodes the following proteins:
- the THBS1 gene encoding thrombospondin-1 produces MGQAAVLLLLLLFVLGASEAKRTAESRTDDNSVFDLFELIGFIRKGAGRRAPGVHLVKGPESSSPAYRIEDASRIPAVPDSKFQDLLDAIHAEKGFILLATLRQAKKSRGTLLSVEQKDGSGHVFSLVSNGKAGTLDLSLSGDGKQQLVSVEDALLATGHWKNITLFVQEDRAQLYVGCEKMENAELDIPIQNIFTKDLASSARLRVAKGGVNDNFQGLLQNVRFVFGTTLETILRNKGCSSSTSAIITLDNPINGSSPAIRTNYIGHKTKDIQAVCGFSCDELTNMFVELQGLRSMVTTLQDRVRKVTEENELIAKVVQITPGVCIHNGILHKNKEEWTIDSCTECTCQNSATICRKVSCPLMPCSNATVPDGECCPRCWPSDYADDGWSPWSEWTSCSVTCGNGIQQRGRSCDSLNNRCEGSSVQTRTCHLQECDKRFKQDGGWSHWSPWSSCSVTCGVGIITRIRLCNSPVPQLNGKPCEGEARENKPCQKDPCPINGNWGPWSPWDACTVTCGGGLQKRSRLCNNPEPQYGGKTCVGEARGTQVCNKQDCPIDGCLSNPCFAGTTCTSSPDGSWKCGACPAGYHGDGVHCQDIDECKEVQDACFVFNGVHRCENTEPGYNCLPCPQRFTGSQPFGRSVEDAMANKQVCKPRNPCTDGTHDCNKNAKCNYLGHFSDPMYRCECKPGYAGNGIICGEDTDLDGWPNENLVCVANATYHCKKDNCPNLPNSGQEDYDKDGIGDACDSDDDDDGIPDDRDNCPFIYNPQQYDYDRDDVGDRCDNCPYNHNPDQTDTDNNGEGDACAVDIDGDGVLNERDNCQYVYNVDQRDTDLDGVGDQCDNCPLEHNPDQEDADSDRIGDQCDNNQDIDEDGHQNNLDNCPYVPNANQADHDKDGKGDACDHDDDNDGIPDDKDNCRLVANPDQADSDGDGRGDACKDDFDQDSVPDIDDICPENVDISETDFRKFQMIPLDPKGTSQNDPNWVVRHQGKELVQTVNCDPGLAVGFDEFNAVDFSGTFFINTERDDDYAGFVFGYQSSSRFYVVMWKQITQSYWDSTPTKAQGYSGLSIKVVNSTTGPGEHLRNALWHTGNTPGQVRTLWHDPRHIGWKDFTAYRWRLSHRPKTGYIRVVMYEGKKIMADSGPIYDKTYAGGRLGLFVFSQEMVFFSDLKYECRDP; encoded by the exons ATGGGGCAAGCGgctgttctcctcctcctcctcctcttcgtGCTCGGCGCCTCGGAGGCCAAGCGCACGGCAG AGTCCAGGACCGATGATAACAGCGTCTTTGATCTCTTTGAACTCATTGGTTTCATTCGGAAGGGAGCTGGGCGTCGGGCACCTGGGGTGCACCTGGTGAAGGGACCAGAATCCTCCAGCCCTGCTTATCGCATTGAAGACGCCAGTCGCATCCCTGCTGTCCCTGACTCCAAGTTCCAAGACTTATTAGATGCCATCCATGCTGAGAAGGGCTTCATCCTCCTGGCCACTCTCCGGCAAGCCAAGAAGAGTAGAGGCACACTACTATCTGTGGAACAGAAAGATGGCTCTGGTCATGTCTTCAGTTTAGTATCAAATGGCAAGGCAGGCACCCTGGACCTGAGCCTTTCTGGTGATGGCAAGCAGCAGTTGGTGTCAGTAGAGGATGCCTTGCTAGCTACAGGACACTGGAAGAATATTACCCTGTTTGTACAGGAGGACCGGGCTCAGCTATATGTGGGGTGTGAGAAAATGGAGAATGCTGAACTAGACATCCCCATCCAGAACATCTTCACTAAGGACCTGGCCAGCAGTGCCAGGCTCCGTGTTGCCAAAGGGGGAGTCAATGACAATTTCCAG GGACTGCTGCAGAATGTGCGGTTTGTGTTTGGAACAACTCTGGAAACTATCCTGAGGAACAAAGGCTGCTCCAGCT CCACTAGTGCAATCATTACTTTGGACAACCCCATCAATGGCTCCAGCCCAGCTATCCGCACTAATTATATCGGCCATAAAACAAAGGACATCCAAGCAGTCTGTGGTTTTTCCTGTGATGAACTAACAAATATGTTTGTGGAACTGCAAGGGCTCCGGTCCATGGTTACAACACTTCAAGACAGAGTTCGCAAAGTG ACTGAAGAAAACGAACTCATTGCCAAAGTGGTCCAGATCACTCCTGGAGTATGCATTCATAATGGAATCttgcacaaaaataaagaagagtGGACTATTGACAGCTGCACTGAATGTACCTGCCAG AACTCTGCCACTATATGTCGGAAAGTGTCCTGTCCTCTCATGCCTTGTTCCAATGCCACTGTGCCTGATGGGGAGTGCTGCCCCCGATGTTGGC CTAGCGACTATGCAGATGATGGATGGTCTCCTTGGTCTGAATGGACTTCATGTTCTGTGACCTGTGGGAATGGGATTCAGCAGAGAGGGCGGTCCTGTGACAGTCTCAATAACCGCTGTGAAGGATCTTCTGTACAGACTCGGACTTGCCACCTTCAAGAGTGCGATAAGAGAT TTAAACAGGATGGTGGCTGGAGTCACTGGTCACCATGGTCATCGTGTTCTGTCACTTGTGGCGTGGGCATCATCACTAGAATTCGTCTCTGCAATTCTCCAGTACCACAGCTGAATGGCAAACCTTGTGAGGGTGAGGCGAGAGAAAACAAACCCTGCCAGAAAGATCCTTGCCCAA TTAATGGCAATTGGGGACCATGGTCTCCATGGGATGCATGCACAGTGACATGTGGAGGAGGACTTCAAAAACGTAGCCGTCTCTGCAATAATCCTGAGCCACAGTACGGTGGGAAGACTTGCGTAGGTGAAGCCAGAGGGACTCAGGTCTGCAATAAACAGGACTGTCCAATTG ATGGGTGCCTGTCTAATCCCTGCTTTGCAGGGACTACATGTACCAGCTCCCCTGATGGTTCCTGGAAGTGTGGCGCCTGTCCTGCTGGCTACCATGGTGATGGTGTTCACTGCCAAGATATTGATGAG TGCAAAGAGGTTCAGGATGCCTGCTTTGTCTTCAATGGAGTGCACAGGTGTGAGAACACTGAACCCGGCTACAACTGTCTGCCATGTCCACAACGTTTCACTGGTTCGCAGCCATTTGGTCGCAGTGTTGAGGATGCCATGGCTAACAAACAG GTCTGCAAGCCACGTAATCCCTGCACAGATGGAACACATGACTGCAACAAGAATGCCAAATGTAATTACCTTGGCCACTTCAGCGACCCCATGTATCGCTGTGAATGTAAACCAGGCTATGCTGGCAATGGCATAATCTGTGGAGAAGACACTGACTTGGATGGATGGCCAAATGAGAACCTTGTTTGTGTTGCCAATGCCACTTACCACTGTAAAAAA GATAACTGCCCTAACCTGCCCAACTCTGGGCAGGAAGACTATGACAAGGATGGGATTGGTGATGCCTGTGACAgcgatgatgatgatgatggtatTCCTGATGACCGG GACAACTGTCCATTCATCTACAACCCCCAGCAGTACGATTATGACAGGGATGATGTTGGAGACCGCTGTGATAACTGCCCCTATAATCACAACCCTGATCAAACTGACACTGACAACAATGGAGAAGGAGATGCATGCGCAGTGGATATTGATGGAGATG GGGTCCTTAATGAAAGGGACAACTGCCAATATGTCTACAATGTAGACCAGAGAGATACAGACTTGGATGGTGTTGGAGATCAGTGTGATAACTGTCCGCTGGAACACAATCCTGACCAG gAAGATGCTGATTCTGACCGCATAGGTGATCAGTGTGACAACAACCAGGACATAGATGAAGATGGCCATCAAAATAATCTTGATAACTGCCCCTATGTGCCCAATGCCAATCAAGCAGATCATGACAAGGATGGAAAAGGTGACGCCTGTGACCACGATGATGATAATGATGGTATCCCTGATGACAAAGATAACTGCAGATTGGTTGCCAACCCTGATCAAGCTGATTCTGATG GTGATGGTCGTGGAGATGCTTGCAAAGATGACTTTGACCAAGACAGCGTGCCGGACATTGATGATATCTGCCCTGAAAATGTGGACATCAGTGAGACTGACTTCCGAAAATTTCAGATGATTCCCCTGGATCCCAAAGGAACATCCCAAAATGATCCAAACTGGGTTGTTCGTCACCAGGGTAAAGAGCTGGTTCAGACAGTCAACTGTGACCCTGGCCTTGCAGTTG GTTTTGATGAATTCAATGCTGTGGACTTCAGTGGCACCTTCTTCATCAATACAGAAAGGGATGATGATTATGCTGGCTTTGTGTTTGGCTACCAATCTAGCAGTCGCTTCTATGTTGTCATGTGGAAACAGATCACCCAGTCCTACTGGGACTCAACGCCAACCAAAGCTCAAGGCTACTCAGGTCTCTCCATCAAAGTTGTGAATTCCACCACCGGTCCAGGAGAACACCTTCGTAATGCTTTGTGGCACACAGGCAACACTCCTGGCCAG GTGAGAACTTTGTGGCATGACCCTCGTCACATAGGCTGGAAAGACTTCACTGCATACAGATGGCGTCTTAGCCATAGACCAAAGACTGGTTACATCAG GGTTGTAATGtatgaagggaagaaaatcatGGCAGACTCAGGACCAATCTACGATAAAACCTATGCTGGCGGCCGGCTAGGATTATTTGTCTTCTCTCAAGAAATGGTGTTCTTCTCGGATCTTAAATATGAATGCAGAG atcCATAA